In one Diabrotica virgifera virgifera chromosome 7, PGI_DIABVI_V3a genomic region, the following are encoded:
- the LOC126888445 gene encoding uncharacterized protein CG1161 isoform X2, which yields MKYYLLVFCIATTLTLSTAQSYEDKRCKCICPSISSVVTNKTESKNHTSRILYITNVPPNKCNCDEVILPRISQDIIGKEQEFCPRCECKYENRNTTIIKVVVIIVIWVISILVIYMAFLIILDPLLNKRIKGNYQEHTNEEEFPFLENENNCSDSPSAPLLQR from the exons ATGAAATATTACTTGCTAGTGTTCTGTATAGCAACTACACTTACATTATCTACG GCACAATCCTATGAAGACAAGAGATGTAAGTGTATATGCCCCAGTATATCCTCAGTAGTAACGAATAAGACGGAATCTAAGAACCACACATCTAGGATTTTATACATTACCAATGTACCACCAAATAAATG caattgtGATGAAGTTATACTACCTAGGATTAGtcaagatattataggaaaagaacAAGAATTTTGTCCAAGATGTGAATGCAAATATGAAAATAGAAACACTACTATAATTAAAGTAGTGGTGATTATAGTAATTTGGGTTATTTCGATTTTGGTCATATACATGGCATTCTTGATCATACTGGACCCGCTGCTGAACAAGAGGATTAAAGGAAACTACCAAGAGCATACAAATGAAGAG GAATTCCCAtttttagaaaatgaaaataattgCTCAGATTCCCCATCTGCACCACTTTTACAAA